The Anastrepha ludens isolate Willacy chromosome 2, idAnaLude1.1, whole genome shotgun sequence genome contains a region encoding:
- the LOC128869704 gene encoding uncharacterized protein LOC128869704 produces MPTVNEPSDYGWVEIDNRYEFMWLSGTQLPTSIDQITQSEEDDDNEDMVGNSSDSDSDTALMITSLLLATVAEGIDEEVHEHLRSSTREEEADITTEVGAEPKYDFKTLEFAQILANLDSANRSHLKTSNFSSADSKGRHPCERRCQSNQPLTCHYRLVVHHYQASSAACGRCLGNDASCSKQQCIYADGVYTPIIAINQMLPGPPIEVCVDDNIVVDVINYLAEPISIHWHGLSMFGTPEMDGAPFVTQYPIQPAEGYRYQFPAKRAGSVWYHSHVGLQRSLGVAGSFVIRQPAQSDPQAYLYDYDLPEHTLLIQDYIYGNDLSRVRNLLINGKGRNHVSNLSDRDPRHRYERLQIANGKRYRFRVIYNGVHNCPIEFSVENHRMLMISTDGNDIVPVLADSFFMAAGERFDFVLQANQQARSYWIRVRGYENCAEKNIYQGAILTYQSATNRALPLEPMTKTSHCASNNKEYFIVGDYEHLSKKTVSLEKSGCSRADFKATNVATVGLSALEKVPWTRDTEFLTYYSIFGSRTASPATAVNYQIDDITFKMPQISLLQTNGLYNENGVFCNRSLLAAKGQNCVTKNCLCTNVVRLPAYRAIEIVLANNNNEPHPVHLHGYTFRVVGQNVLGSVVDAKQIKDLDRRGLLQRSADDFPIQKDTVQVPPLGYAIIRFYTSNPGYWMYHSSLDTQAASGMVGVFKVGEDHQIKEVPLRLRC; encoded by the exons CTGCACTTATGATCACATCCTTGCTTTTGGCAACAGTGGCAGAGGGAATCGACGAAGAAGTGCACGAGCACCTAAGAAGCAGCACaagagaagaagaagcagaCATAACAACGGAAGTAGGTGCAGAACCAAAATATGATTTCAAAACACTTGAATTCGCGCAAATACTGGCCAATCTCGATTCCGCCAACCGCAGCCACCTCAAGACGTCCAATTTCAGCAGCGCAGATAGCAAAGGTCGGCATCCCTGCGAACGCCGTTGTCAGAGTAATCAGCCGCTTACTTGCCATTACCGCTTGGTGGTGCATCATTACCAGGCGTCGAGCGCGGCATGTGGGCGTTGCTTAGGTAACGACGCGAGCTGTTCGAAGCAGCAATGCATTTACGCCGATGGAGTGTACACACCCATAATAGCCATCAATCAAATGTTGCCCGGACCTCCCATCGAGGTCTGTGTGGACGACAATATTGTGGTGGATGTCATCAACTACTTGGCGGAGCCGATCAGCATACACTGGCACGGACTGTCAATGTTCGGCACGCCGGAAATGGATGGCGCACCGTTTGTTACGCAGTACCCCATACAACCAGCTGAAGGCTATCGTTACCAGTTCCCTGCAAAACGTGCGGGTAGCGTTTGGTATCACAGCCATGTTGGATTGCAGCGCAGTTTGGGCGTCGCAGGCAGTTTTGTTATTCGCCAGCCCGCGCAAAGTGATCCGCAAGCGTATTTGTACGATTACGACTTACCAGAGCACACACTCTTGATACAGGACTACATTTATGGCAATGATTTGAGTCGTGTGCGAAATTTGCTCATTAACGGCAAAGGCAGAAATCACGTATCAAATCTCTCCGACCGCGATCCACGTCATCGCTACGAACGCTTACAGATAGCGAATGGTAAACGCTATCGTTTTCGTGTTATCTACAATGGAGTCCACAACTGTCCCATTGAGTTTTCGGTGGAGAATCACAGAATGCTTATGATTAGTACAGATGGAAATGATATCGTGCCTGTACTGGCtgatagctttttcatggctgccGGTGAGCGATTCGACTTTGTTCTGCAGGCGAATCAGCAGGCGCGTAGCTACTGGATTAGAGTACGCGGATATGAGAATTGTGCCGAAAAGAACATTTACCAGGGAGCGATTTTGACTTATCAAAGTGCCACGAATCGGGCACTTCCACTGGAGCCAATGACCAAAACATCTCATTGCGCTAGCAACAACAAGGAGTACTTCATTGTGGGCGACTACGAACATCTGTCGAAAAAGACCGTGTCATTGGAGAAGAGTGGCTGTTCAAGAGCCGATTTTAAAGCTACCAACGTAGCTACAGTCGGTCTCAGCGCGCTGGAGAAAGTGCCATGGACACGTGATACTGAATTTCTCACATACTATTCGATATTTGGCTCGCGCACAGCTTCCCCCGCTACGGCTGTGAACTATCAAATCGATGACATCACCTTTAAGATGCCGCAAATTTCGCTGCTGCAAACAAACGGCCTCTACAACGAAAACGGTGTGTTTTGCAATCGTTCACTGCTGGCAGCAAAGGGTCAAAATTGTGTAACGAAAAATTGTCTGTGCACAAATGTGGTACGGCTGCCAGCTTATCGTGCGATCGAAATTGTTTTGGCCAACAATAACAATGAGCCGCACCCAGTGCACTTACATGGCTACACATTCCGTGTGGTCGGTCAAAATGTTTTGGGCAGTGTAGTGGACGCTAAACAG ATAAAGGATCTCGACAGACGTGGCCTGCTACAGCGCTCCGCTGATGATTTTCCCATACAAAAGGACACTGTGCAAGTACCGCCGCTAGGCTATGCAATAATACGTTTTTACACCAGCAATCCGGGCTATTGGATGTACCACAGCTCCTTGGATACCCAGGCAGCAAGTGGTATGGTGGGTGTCTTTAAGGTTGGGGAAGACCATCAGATAAAAGAGGTGCCTCTTCGTTTACGCTGCTGA
- the LOC128869809 gene encoding E3 SUMO-protein ligase ZBED1-like translates to MDKFLLKNSQDGQDSSIEAIEEDNQLAKRQRVGRSSVWGHFEKINNGMSAKCRSCGKMYKTSGNTSNLFDHLKRAHPGQRVNDLSITSGKIDTYLNTTYESTSKRKQELDLGLIKFVAQGMQPFSIVEDPEFRDFIKLFDPRYKLPSRTTLSNVMMTNLFDEQKPKLKNLLSKINHCAITTDMWTSLIVTVFALLFYQQIS, encoded by the exons ATGGACAAATTTCTCTTGAAAAACTCACAGG ATGGACAAGACAGCAGCATTGAGGCAATTGAGGAGGACAACCAGCTAGCAAAAAGGCAGCGAGTCGGAAGATCATCGGTGTGGGgccatttcgaaaaaataaacaacggtATGTCGGCAAAGTGTCGCTCTTGCGGCAAAATGTATAAGACGAGCGGAAATACCTCAAATTTATTTGACCACCTGAAGCGTGCGCATCCCGGTCAGCGTGTTAACGATTTGTCAATCACTTCTGGtaaaatagatacatatttaaacacAACATATGAATCTACGTCAAAGCGCAAACAAGAGCTTGATTTAGGACTCATAAAATTTGTAGCTCAAGGCATGCAACCTTTTTCTATAGTTGAGGATCCTGAGTTTCGCGACTTTATCAAACTATTCGACCCACGCTACAAACTACCGTCGCGGACTACCCTCTCTAATGTCATGatgacaaatttatttgatgagCAGaaacctaaattaaaaaatttgctcaGCAAAATAAATCACTGTGCCATCACAACTGATATGTGGACGTCCCTG ATAGTTACTGTCTTCGCTCTGCtgttttatcaacaaataagcTAA